A stretch of DNA from Pangasianodon hypophthalmus isolate fPanHyp1 chromosome 2, fPanHyp1.pri, whole genome shotgun sequence:
TGTAAaggtgtgaggtgtgaggtgtaAGGTGAGAGGTGAGGGTGTAAAGGTGTAAGGTGAAAGTGTAAGGTGAGAGGCGAGGGTGTAAAGGTGTGAGGTGTAAGGTGAGAGGCGAGGGTGTAAAGGTGTGAGGTGTAAGGTGAGAGGTGTGAGGTGTAAGGTGAGAGGTGTGAGGTGTAGGGGTGAGGTGAGGGTGTAAGGGTGTTTTTCAGGCAGTGATGTGTTTGAGTTTACCTGAGTTTGTCCCTGATTAAGGGCTGGaggtgatggagatgatggaggTGGTGATGAAGCTGATGGTGAGAGGTGAGGGCGTGAGGTGTGGTGTGAGGGTGAAAGTGTAAGGTGTAGGGTGTGAGGTGTAGGGGTGAGGTGTAGGTGTGAGGTGAGGGTGTAGGGTGTGAGGTGTAGGTGTGAGGTGTAGGTGTGAGGTGAGGGTGTAGGGTGTGAGGTGTAGGTGAAAGTGTAAGGTGTAGGGTGTGAGGTGTAGGTGAAAGTGTAAGGTGTAGGGTGTGAGGTGTAGGTGTGAGGTGAGGGTGTAGGGTGTGAGGTGAGGGTGTAGGGTGTGAGGTGTAGGTGTGAGGTGTGGGTGAGGGTGAAAGTGTAAGGTGTAGGGTGTGAGGTGTAGGGGTGAGGTGTAGGTGTGAGGTGAGGGTGTAGGGTGTGAGGTGTAGGTGTGAGGTGTAGGTGTGAGGTGAGGGTGTAGGGTGTGAGGTGTAGGTGAAAGTGTAAGGTGTAGGGTGTGAGGTGTAGGTGAAAGTGTAAGGTGTAGGGTGTGAGGTGTAGGGGTGAGATGAGGGTGTAAAGGTGTGAGGTGTAGGGGTGAGATGAGGGTGTAAAGGTGTGAGGTGTAGGGGTGAGATGAGGGTGTAAAGGTGTGAGGTGTAGGGGTGAGATGAGGGTGTAAAGGTGTGAGGTGTAGGGGTGAGATGAGGGTGTAAAGGTGTGAGGTGTAGGGGTGAGATGAGGGTGTAAAGGTGTGAGGTGTAGGGGTGAGGTGAGGGTGTAAGGGTGTTTTTCAGGCAGTGATGTGTTTGAGTTTACCTGAGTTTGTCCCTGATTAAGGGCtggaggtgatggaggtgatggaggtgatgatgaagctgatggtGAGAGGATGTGAGCAGGTGATGAGCATCATGTCACAGCTGGAGGCTGGAGATCCAGGAATCAGGACATGTCCTTATGCCTCTATAAAGACAGAGATGATTCAGATGAACATCCCGCATTAGACATGAATGTTAGCACACAGCAGTAATGAACTGCTCAGTCTGTAGCAGCTAAAGCCGGTTAAATAGCACTCACAGTGCTAAAGCTAACAGCTCTGCGCGCTAAACTCTCATTCACACAGCATTACAGTCGAACACAAACTCACCCTACtccctcatttctctctctaatCCAAAACCAGTCGACGAACagaaagtttaaagtttaaaatataaacgCTACCTGCATCACAGGTCTCCTGCTCGGTAGTCTGAAACTCTGAAGTGCGTCTAACGCACTAGATCCGCATTGCGCATGCGCATACTTTCACACCAGCGCGTTGTGTGGATCCGCTGTGCGCATGCGCACCACGCAACCGCTCCCCGCCGCGTCCATCCGGTTCGTTTCCGGTTTCAGCCGGATTTTTCCAGCTGAGGCGATTTAACGCCACACATCTAACACGCGCGCGCCGCCTGGTGGAAAAGCgcggcaaacacacacacagttaacacaGGGAGATGAGCACGAGACGCACACCGTCCAATTAAAAACATGGAATCATGACACGCGCTTTGAAGCACCAATCAGGAAGAAGTTCAGGATGGTCACGTGTCCAATAGCTTCTTTAGTGACACTGTTGAACATACTGAGGTactgcattagcattagcaacttaatgaaagtgaaaaactgtaaatatacaacatttaaaatgtgtatatcaaacatttataattaaacatacacatacatttataatgtccatcattatatatatatataatgatggACATTATAAATGACTGTAAACTTGGTATTTATTGGTTAAGCTTCATAAAGTTAACTTCTACTAgcagcactttttaaatttacaaacaaattAGCATACTTtattcttatatttataatatttagtaGCTAAGAAGATAAGCActtgtttaattcatttttcagtttctggcactttcattttgttaaataaactgAGTAATTTGTAGTAATTCTTATTTTAATAGTAATATAGTAGTTTCATTAATACACCTTTATTATACACacttaaacttttttaaaaagtgtgattttaCATAAATCAACAAAATTATCATtctattaagaaaataaaatgctacaaagcaaaagaaacaatttcaacaacaacaacaaaaagaaaagttcaGAAATGAGACAAATGAGCCACACTTCATGTTTGGTCATATCTTTAATAAGTTTTGATGcaatataaaaatgcaaaaagctgcaaaaggtacaaaagaagtggcgttaaaaaaataatcacaccgCAGTGAGAAGATCGTTATTCGGACAGACAGTCGCAGGAGCCGACTTCAGCGATACGAAGAGAAACGAGTGTAAAATCTCTCGATAGAGTcgagaaaggggaaaaaaaatcaacactgagagaaacagaaggaaTAAAGAGTGATAATAAACGCCTATAAACGTGGTTATGAAGCTCGGATGTAAAGGAGAGATGGGAGAGAGGACTGAACGCCTCATCCGTCGTGTGTTTTAGCAACATTTCTaacatatataacacaaaagtgtaaaaataaatgctaatcaTCACAAACAAAGCACAGCATATAATATTGAAACTGAACAGTGTGATAATCagaccaatctggcaacccagtgtatctaaacaaaacaaatttccCCACATGAATGGGTTACTTTCACAACCTGGCAACCCTCTGAACCCCAACCCAGTgtagtttacattttaaaaataatttacgtGGAGTTTATCCCAATCTAACCTGTTTACATGCAGGATGGATCCCAACCTGATCattttattctataattatatatttgttaataaCTCTGTTCACCAGATGATAAATTTAATAACTAAGTGCATCGCTGTGATGGCGAGGAAAAGGTGATTTGagatgtgacaaaaaaaaaggcaggaaaaaaaaaaaaaaaaaaagtacgaTATGTGctgtgaataaaataataaagcagaTAAACATAACTGCAGGAAAATATCGACACTTTCTGCATCAGTATTGATTTTAAAGCTACTAAACAGCTGGACTCGCTACGCTTATATTACTATTACATGATAATTGTTTAAAGTTTAATTCAATAATTTCAATTTCAGGATATTTGAATGATCTGGCAACTCAACGTTTTGACGCACAGCTATTGAAATGTTTAATACAGGTACAGAACGAGCTGCAGATGTTACTGTCGTGACGAAAACATGGATTAAAGGAGGAATAAAGGAGACACCCAGCTGTCCTGGCTTGAAGCGATCTGATTGGATGTTGGATACAGGTGTTACTCAGGTGTGGTCTCGGATGTCTCACTGGTCACGTCCATGTCCTCCTCGCTGTCCAGGCCGCCACGGGCCACGCGGCGCACGTTGAGGGTGAAATCGCCGCCACGTCTGTGATTGTGTTCACAGACACAGCACACAGGTTACGCTAACGCCACTAACGTGAAAGAAAGGATTATTTTAGAGCTTCGACTGAGCGTCAGAACCTGAGCTTGCTCTTCAGCGTGTTGACTTCACGGTTCATGGCGTCGCTGGCCTCTGTGGCGTCCTCCAGCTCTCTCTGTAACTTCCTGCGGGAGGCGTTGGCGCGCGTCGCTTCTTCCTCCGCCTCCTCCAACTGACGCTTCAGCTGCTTCATGCGCGAGTTAGCCTTCTCATTTAATGttcaggaagaaagaaaggaacaaatGAAGAGGAAAAATGTGACAATCAGTTTGTGTCTCAGCTTCACATTAAACAGAAGTGattaatttctaattaatatTGCACCCCGTTGTGATTAGTCACTAATAACGTACCTGTCCTTATCGTCTCACCTGGTCTTTAAACTGCTCACTGTTCCGTCTCTCTTCCTCCACCTGCAGCAGAACCTCCTTCAGTCTCTTCTCCGTACGACGCACTAACTTCGAATTCTGCTGTTtatccctgacacacacacacacacacacacacacacacacacacacacacacacacacacacacacagtaagtgTCATATCAGTTCTACATTATATTAAAGCTCCTCCAGTGTGTATATAACagactataataataataataataataataatgataatagtaatagtgaatgtgtgtgtgtgtgtgtgtgtgtgtgtgtgtgtgtgtgtgtgtgtgtgaattgtacTTGGCCTCCTGCTCCAGCTGTTCCTCCAGCTGCAGGATTTTGGCCTCCAGGGCGGCGATAGTGGACTTGAACTTGGATTTGACGGAGCCTTCGAGCTCCTGCAGTTTGGCCTTCAGGtctttattctgtctctccagcTGCTGCCGAGCCGTCTCGCTCTTCTGAGCCGCGCTGCGCTCGCCCGCTAGCTCTGTGCTCAGAGTgtccacctgaacacacacacacacacacacacacacacacacacacgttttactAACAGCagcatctaacacacacacacatgcaacaaAAGGCTATGAAAAAATCTGTGGTGTCCAATTCCAGAAGAAATAATGGAgataaaaagaaacagaatatAGACATCTTTATTAAAACccagcctctgtgtgtgtgtgtgtgtgtgtgtgtgtgtacctgcatgTTTGCTTTCTTCAGTTGGTCATTAACAAGTTCGATGCTGCACTGTTCTTCATcaagctcctcctccagctGAGCGATACGAGCCTCCAACCTCCTCTTCTCCTCATTCAGTGCagaccttcacacacacacaaaattacagTCACATGGCCATATTTCCTACATACAGTGTGTAATATCTGGAAATGAAAGAAGACAatcaaaaagaaagagagaaaatagaggagaaaaaaaaaaaaaaaaagtaagacatGAAAGTTTTAActaaagagagaggagaaaaatggaagacagaaaaatgtaagaaaataattaaggaaaaaaaaacagtatggaaaaaaaaacaaaacaaaacagaaaaataaagagattgTTCCACTTTAGTGACATTAAAGACTCAGATTTACATCTTGGAGTTGCAGCTGGTCACTTCATCATGCATCTCGTCTCTCTCCTGCTGAATCTGCTTCTTACTGCGATCAGCTGCAGACAGatcctacagagagagagacagagacagagagagagacagagagagagagaataaagattATCTCCCATCAGGGGCTGCATCCCAAATCACACatgatgagagagacagacagacagacagacagcgggtggagagggagacagacagatggacggCAAGATGAAGAGGAAAACAGACAGCGAGGGACATGAAcaaggagacagagaggaagacagatgGCAAAGCAGAAGGATGGCAAACAcagagggacacacacacacacacacacacacacacacacaccgagagacagacagacctcATGTAACTGCATGTTTTCAGCCTCCAGACTCTTGAGTTTGCGTTCAGTCTCTTTGGCGCTGTTGAGTGCTGCGTCTCTCGCCGCTCTGAGCTCATCTACATCCCGCAACTGATCCTTTACCTGagcctatacacacacacacacacacacacacacacacacacacacacacacacacacacacacacacacacacacacacacacacacacacacactataataagACATGAGTAATTTGTAGGAAGTATGtgccacaccagccctttggtgataagactgtgtgtgtgtgtgtgtgtgtgtgtgtgtgtgtgtgtgtgtgtgtgtgtgttacctgtagtTTCTTCAGCTGTCTCAGTGCTTCATCTCGAGCTTTAACAGCCTGGTCCATTTGAGCCTCCAGGTCTGACAGGTCGAGCTCCAGCTTCTTCTTCGCTGCTATGGCCAGAGCTCTCTGCTTCCTCTCATCCTCCAGCTCTGCCTCCATCTcacgcacctacacacacacacacacacacacacacacacacacacacacacacacacacacacacacacacacacacacacacacactcctcaataaAGACTGCATTCTCAGGGAGCACAAGCAGCACATATCTGACTTTCATAAACAAGCGATAGATCAGACACACATCAGATGTGACTGGTGTCTTCCTCTCACCTGTTTCATCAGCtgtttcctcttctcctctccgaGCTCGTCTCTTCCCTGCAGGTCTCGCTCGAACTGCGCCTTCATGGCCTGCAGGTTCACCTCCAAGCGCAGCTTAGCGTCTTCAGTGAGCTGCAGCTCgtcctccatctcctccaccTGCAGCTTCATCTCCTCCAACTGCTGCTCCATCGCTCGCTTAGCACGCTCCAGCTCGTggacctgaacacacacctcacatcagcacacctgtacacacctgtattTACTATACTCCCCTTTCATGCTTTATTTTCTTCATGCAGTAGTAATgaacataaaacacaatgagAAATCTGcattataaatcaaattaaaaatcattGTTACTATTTTACTGAGTAGGGTATTACAGTAAAAACCTTATCAAGTGAGACctgactaaaaaaaacaacactaaagATACATTAGAGCAACAACAATGCGAATAATTCAAGTGTCTTTATTAAAGATGCTCCTACATTATTCTCAGATTATTACAAAACAAGTGGAACTCGTTAACAGGGACACCTCCGCCACTGAGGCTAGTCCTTCTCGTACCTAGTTTGTATTCCAGAAATCCCCTTAAAATACCTCAAACAGGAaaaaagctactgaagaaaaactgtcagacatttgaccttgctgtgaccttgtgaccctgtttggatctcTTCCAAAATCTTTATAATTGCATATAAATCTTACAAACGTTAAACCACCCGCTCTGGAGATATCGCACTAACAagacggacagacagatggatggatgaacaacCTGAAAGTGTAAAGCGTCCACCACTCTGtgacagaggaataaaaccagATGTAACCGGTATAAAAGTTTTGATTAGAAGTAAAATGGTGTTAATGTTATAAGGAGTCGTACGTACGCTCTTGCCAACATCGTCTTTAGAAGACACGAGGTCCTCCATCTCGGTTTTGAGGAGTTTATTGGCTCGTTCCAGCTCGTTACGCTGCTCCTGTAGAGCCTCCAGCTCCCGAGCCAGAGTCAGAGCCTTCGTCTCCTTCTCACGAGCCTCAGCTTCTGCTCGGTCTCGCTCCTCACCATGACGAGCTGAAATACTCTTCTCCTCGGCtagcatctacacacacacacacacacacacacacacacacacacacacacacacacacacacacacacacacacacacacacacacacacacacacacacacgggggtAAGTATCTGAACACTCTCGGTCGATCAGATGGAGGATTCATTCG
This window harbors:
- the LOC128317725 gene encoding myosin heavy chain, embryonic smooth muscle isoform, with translation MKQLKRQLEEAEEEATRANASRRKLQRELEDATEASDAMNREVNTLKSKLRRGGDFTLNVRRVARGGLDSEEDMDVTSETSETTPE